The following proteins are co-located in the Halarcobacter sp. genome:
- the rarD gene encoding EamA family transporter RarD: protein MNQERIGHIYATFAFLFWGGLSPIYFKEVSSVDSFEILLYRIVFSVFTLLPLLYFNKEIKTLFATLKDFRKLKYLFASTFFVSINWLIFIWAIANNRILETSLGYYINPLVNVLLGFIFFGERMTKNQYFAIFLAFIAVLYQLLTLGHIPYISFSLAISFAIYGLLRKKINIGSQVGLFIEVLLLAPFALIYLVYLYINTEMAFIQNSSNYISFMLFLAGLITIIPLLLFNSAAVRIRLATLGFFQYIAPTASFLLAIFVYNEDFNSDKFITFILIWISLFIFSFNSIKKALFNK, encoded by the coding sequence TTGAATCAAGAACGTATAGGTCATATTTATGCAACTTTTGCATTTCTTTTTTGGGGAGGATTATCTCCAATATATTTTAAAGAGGTATCTTCAGTTGACTCTTTTGAAATTTTATTATATAGAATTGTTTTTTCTGTATTTACACTTTTACCACTACTTTATTTTAACAAAGAGATAAAAACACTTTTTGCAACATTAAAAGATTTTAGAAAATTAAAATATCTTTTTGCTTCTACTTTTTTTGTATCAATTAATTGGCTGATTTTTATTTGGGCAATTGCCAATAATAGGATTTTAGAAACTTCACTTGGATATTATATAAATCCCTTAGTCAATGTACTCTTAGGTTTTATATTTTTTGGTGAAAGGATGACAAAGAACCAGTATTTTGCTATTTTTCTTGCTTTTATTGCAGTATTATATCAGTTACTAACTCTAGGACACATTCCTTATATCTCTTTTTCATTAGCTATAAGTTTTGCAATTTATGGTTTACTTAGAAAAAAAATAAATATAGGCTCTCAAGTAGGATTATTTATAGAAGTTCTTTTACTTGCACCTTTTGCTTTGATATATTTAGTTTATTTGTATATTAATACAGAGATGGCTTTTATCCAAAATAGTTCTAACTATATCTCTTTTATGCTTTTTCTTGCTGGGCTTATTACTATTATTCCTCTTTTGTTATTTAATAGTGCAGCAGTTAGAATAAGACTTGCTACTTTAGGATTTTTTCAATATATTGCTCCTACGGCATCTTTTTTACTTGCTATTTTTGTTTATAATGAAGATTTTAATAGTGATAAATTTATTACTTTTATTTTAATCTGGATTTCATTATTTATTTTTTCATTTAATTCAATAAAGAAAGCACTGTTTAATAAATAA
- a CDS encoding permease, giving the protein MFYYWEKFVDFFVFSLLALDKDAHLTQALHFFIFDTVKILVLLVVIIYLVTFLRSYFPVEKVRDYLSGKHKLIGHIFAAFFGVLTPFCSCSAIPLFLGFLQARIPLGVTFSYLISAPLSDAVVIALLFSLFGIKITLFYMACALLIAIIAGLVIGSLNLEKEILLEVKPASCCSSSSEEDISLKYRAKEAWKDSLDILKKIYLYVFIGIGIGAFIHGYVPSEMIVKYAGGDIWYAPIVAVFMGIPMYSSAAGMLPLIEVLTSKGMLLGTALSFMMAVVALSLPEAMILKRVLSIKLISIFFGIVGMAILLVGFVFNMIL; this is encoded by the coding sequence ATGTTTTATTATTGGGAAAAGTTTGTAGATTTTTTTGTTTTTTCTTTATTGGCTCTTGATAAAGATGCACATTTAACTCAAGCTTTACATTTTTTTATTTTTGATACTGTAAAGATTTTAGTTTTGCTTGTAGTGATAATATATCTAGTAACTTTTTTAAGAAGCTATTTCCCTGTTGAAAAAGTAAGGGATTATTTAAGTGGAAAACATAAACTTATAGGGCATATATTTGCAGCATTTTTTGGGGTACTTACCCCTTTTTGTTCATGTAGTGCCATACCTCTTTTTTTAGGGTTTTTACAAGCAAGAATACCTTTAGGAGTTACTTTCTCATATTTGATTTCAGCTCCATTAAGTGATGCAGTTGTTATTGCTTTATTATTCTCTTTATTTGGAATAAAAATTACACTTTTTTATATGGCTTGTGCTTTACTTATAGCAATTATTGCGGGCTTAGTAATTGGTTCTTTAAATCTAGAAAAAGAGATTTTATTAGAAGTTAAACCAGCTTCATGTTGTTCCTCTTCAAGTGAAGAAGATATTTCATTAAAATATAGAGCAAAAGAGGCTTGGAAAGATAGTTTAGATATATTAAAAAAGATATATTTGTACGTATTTATAGGTATAGGTATTGGGGCATTTATTCATGGGTATGTTCCTTCAGAAATGATAGTTAAATATGCTGGGGGAGATATTTGGTATGCTCCAATTGTGGCAGTTTTTATGGGAATTCCTATGTATTCAAGTGCTGCAGGGATGTTACCATTGATTGAAGTATTAACTTCAAAAGGGATGCTTTTAGGTACTGCTTTATCTTTTATGATGGCTGTTGTTGCATTAAGTTTACCAGAAGCGATGATTCTTAAAAGAGTTTTATCCATAAAATTAATTTCTATATTTTTTGGGATAGTTGGCATGGCAATTCTATTAGTAGGATTTGTTTTTAATATGATTTTATAA
- a CDS encoding arsenate reductase ArsC, which yields MEKRVLILCTGNSCRSIIAEALINAKLDGISADSSGVKASGRVNPNAKKLLEEKNIWKEKYHSKTIDKVIDNPYDLVVTVCDHANETCPMFPKAVKVIHVGFEDPDGKDFGAFEKTYKEIETILLPKVKEELGV from the coding sequence ATGGAAAAAAGAGTTTTGATTTTATGTACAGGAAATTCGTGTAGAAGTATCATAGCTGAAGCACTTATAAATGCAAAATTAGATGGTATTAGTGCTGATTCTAGTGGAGTAAAAGCTAGTGGAAGAGTAAATCCAAATGCAAAAAAACTTTTAGAAGAAAAAAATATTTGGAAAGAGAAATATCATTCTAAAACTATAGATAAAGTGATAGATAATCCTTATGACTTAGTTGTAACAGTATGTGACCATGCAAATGAGACTTGTCCCATGTTTCCAAAAGCAGTAAAAGTTATCCATGTTGGTTTTGAAGATCCCGACGGGAAAGATTTTGGGGCTTTTGAAAAGACATATAAAGAGATTGAAACAATTTTGCTTCCAAAAGTAAAGGAAGAGTTAGGAGTATAA
- a CDS encoding PepSY domain-containing protein, protein MKLKEKNKVENKTNVFYKAVWRWHFYAGVFVVPFMLILAVTGIMMMYIGFFDGRDGEKIIVPIPDNNTMISLEKQSQIAKSSIVGSNVVELIKASSENRVNVFRLKLEDGTQKMIAVNPYSGKIIKDWERRQGWYDLADNIHSDLLIGKTGDRILEISAGFGIILIITGLYLWWPRDRRISKVLAFDFSLKDREFLKNFHVTLGVYVSIFFFLFLLSGMSWTGVWGAKIVQAWSTFPAQKWDKIPLSDKTHASLNYGPSEGMPWAIEHTNLPMSGSKMGLKGTLNNEKINIDSIVNLANKIGFKERYRVSFPKGETGVWTINQDTMNSDSKNPFVDKTVHIDRYTGKILAKVTFDDYSLAGKVMAVSIPIHMGLVTIWNLIINTLICLSVIALSITGLVMWWKRRPANSGFKLSAPPMPKNLPHWKNAMFIMLLVSLFFPLVGITLIVVLALDILVFSKIKVLKNIFS, encoded by the coding sequence ATGAAATTAAAAGAAAAAAATAAAGTAGAAAACAAAACTAATGTTTTCTATAAAGCGGTTTGGAGATGGCATTTTTATGCTGGAGTTTTTGTAGTACCATTTATGCTAATATTAGCAGTTACAGGTATTATGATGATGTATATTGGATTTTTTGATGGAAGAGATGGGGAAAAGATTATTGTTCCTATTCCTGATAATAATACAATGATAAGTTTGGAAAAACAATCACAGATTGCAAAATCTTCAATTGTTGGTTCAAATGTTGTGGAGTTAATAAAAGCTTCAAGTGAAAATAGAGTTAATGTTTTTAGATTAAAGTTAGAAGATGGTACTCAAAAAATGATTGCGGTAAACCCATATTCTGGCAAGATTATAAAAGATTGGGAAAGAAGACAAGGTTGGTATGATTTAGCTGATAATATCCATAGTGATTTATTGATAGGAAAAACTGGGGATAGAATTTTAGAGATAAGTGCTGGGTTTGGTATTATTTTAATTATTACTGGTTTATATCTATGGTGGCCAAGAGATAGGAGAATTTCAAAAGTTTTAGCTTTTGATTTTTCTTTGAAAGATAGAGAATTTTTAAAAAATTTTCACGTTACATTAGGTGTATATGTTTCAATTTTCTTTTTTCTTTTTTTACTTTCTGGGATGTCATGGACAGGTGTATGGGGAGCAAAAATAGTCCAAGCTTGGAGTACTTTTCCTGCTCAAAAATGGGATAAGATTCCATTATCAGATAAGACTCATGCATCTTTAAATTATGGTCCTAGTGAAGGTATGCCTTGGGCAATAGAACATACTAATTTACCAATGTCAGGCTCAAAAATGGGACTAAAAGGTACTTTAAATAATGAAAAAATTAATATAGATTCAATAGTAAACCTAGCAAATAAGATTGGTTTTAAAGAAAGATATAGAGTATCTTTTCCTAAAGGAGAAACTGGTGTATGGACTATAAACCAAGATACTATGAATAGTGATTCCAAAAATCCATTTGTTGATAAAACAGTTCATATAGATAGATATACAGGAAAAATTTTGGCAAAAGTAACATTTGATGATTATTCCCTCGCAGGTAAAGTTATGGCTGTATCTATTCCTATTCATATGGGGCTTGTAACAATTTGGAATCTTATAATAAATACTTTGATTTGTTTATCTGTAATAGCTTTAAGTATTACTGGACTTGTAATGTGGTGGAAAAGAAGACCAGCAAATTCTGGGTTTAAACTAAGTGCTCCTCCTATGCCAAAAAATTTACCCCATTGGAAAAATGCTATGTTTATAATGCTTTTAGTCTCTTTATTTTTTCCACTTGTTGGAATTACTTTAATAGTTGTATTGGCTTTAGATATTTTAGTTTTTTCAAAAATAAAAGTACTTAAAAATATATTTTCATAA
- a CDS encoding MerR family transcriptional regulator: MKIIDDKTYYKMSELVEQTKLSNHTISFYSKKGLLPNTLSTSKNMKYYPQITITVLNMIKYFKENLNFSIDYIKELFDYYQIDFNDRAELILQSIQMLSSEIRNPISKKDLDKELVNEAIKLDLIDDKEIYFKTEIEVLNVYAELRSYEIATELINEYVITSKKLAKLERQLSKKVLEKTGYLPEILVLNILNSFKPYIFNRQTIEEFKRLDYE; the protein is encoded by the coding sequence ATGAAAATTATTGATGATAAAACCTACTACAAAATGAGTGAATTAGTTGAGCAAACTAAACTCTCTAATCACACTATATCTTTTTATAGTAAAAAAGGTTTATTACCAAATACTCTAAGTACTTCAAAAAATATGAAATATTATCCTCAAATCACAATTACAGTATTAAATATGATTAAATATTTTAAAGAAAATCTAAATTTTTCTATAGATTACATAAAAGAACTTTTTGATTATTATCAAATAGATTTTAATGATAGGGCAGAACTTATTTTACAATCTATACAAATGCTATCAAGTGAGATTAGAAATCCTATTTCAAAAAAGGATTTAGATAAAGAACTTGTAAATGAAGCAATAAAACTTGATTTAATTGATGACAAAGAGATATATTTTAAAACAGAAATAGAAGTTTTGAATGTATATGCAGAACTTAGATCTTATGAGATAGCAACTGAACTTATAAATGAGTATGTAATCACAAGTAAAAAATTAGCAAAATTAGAAAGGCAACTAAGTAAAAAAGTATTAGAAAAAACAGGATATTTACCTGAGATTTTGGTTTTAAATATTTTGAATTCTTTTAAACCTTATATTTTCAATAGACAAACAATCGAAGAGTTTAAAAGGCTTGATTATGAATAG
- a CDS encoding acyl-[ACP]--phospholipid O-acyltransferase codes for MNRFSNSLIVIKISFLCVVFCNVIVDVAHKVLLQNIAFKIFDGSEQVVWISIINAMILIPFLLFFSISGYLSDRYNKKDILIYGAISSFILSCLMVLSYISGNFYIAMLNLVFLAIQSTIYSPAKFGIIIDIWGKSNLSKGNASLQAISIIAILFSIASGSFIFESFYNTHNLDLLTTKEELLKAILPLTYYIVPVAFFEMFLSLFILKKLKTKYKQDKRLVLDKSKLLKGQLLKKNIKTIFSNEQITMSVIGLSVFWGISQGLMAVYPSFAKQYLNIIDVFIINGIIASSGIGIAIGSIIYSKVSKHYIEIGTIPLAAIGMAIMIYISTIAESSLLLAICFLIFGIFGGLFVVPLNALIQFNAKRKTLGTILAGNNWFHSLAMFIMLCITTFVSLNNLDPLNTIYLILIITITGMGFTIYHLPQSLILFFVKLIVGVKYKLSVKGLKNIPSSGGVLLLGNHISWIDWAIVFMSSPRQVRFVMHKPIYEKWYLNWLLKLFKVIPISSASSKETIKTIAKSLDEGDVVALFPEGGITRSGHLGEFKKGFELILKQTKGDIPVVAFYIRGLWESMFSRANKKYKKTGRTRAVSIYFSKPIKKKKATAYKVKQSIKELSSKSWLEYSNSFKTIPEGIFDRLKSDVKGKMIFVDSTGTELSGYKFLTAAILFKDLLKRKIKGENIGLLIPSSVGGAFINTSILMLGKVVVNLNFTSSMQTLISSVEKAEIKTIVTSKKFIEKLIEKGVKIDEVLSLSEVIYIEEIKKDITKPKALSTLISVVLFPTILLKMLHIKKTNRDSTAAIMFSSGSEGVPKGIELTHANIIGNSKQIAAVINANENDVIVGSLPLFHAFGTVVTMFLPLIEGILCVAHPDPRDGFAIGKLVQKYKGTIILGTSTFFRLYAKNPKVTKDMLQSLRLVVAGAEKLSQKVRTDFEKRFDKQILEGFGTTETTPVACCNLPDVKNPDGSFQLGSKIGTVGMPIPGTKIKIVDPNNFKELKTNEEGMILISGVQVMKGYLNDKKKTNEVLIEKKGRKYYITGDKGKLDNDGFLTIVDRYSRFAKLGGEMISLGLVEEKIKALILDDETDIIVTTIRDEKKGEKIIALISHISEEKLEALKKSIKEKFDNNLMIPSSYKIVDEVPKLGSGKSDFSKAKKVALDLCR; via the coding sequence ATGAATAGATTTTCAAATAGTTTGATAGTAATAAAAATATCGTTTTTATGTGTAGTTTTTTGTAATGTTATTGTTGATGTGGCTCATAAAGTTTTACTTCAAAATATAGCTTTTAAGATTTTTGATGGAAGTGAACAAGTTGTCTGGATATCAATTATCAATGCAATGATACTAATACCTTTTTTACTTTTTTTTAGTATAAGTGGATATTTATCTGATAGATACAATAAAAAGGATATTTTAATTTATGGTGCGATCTCCTCTTTTATTCTTTCATGTTTAATGGTTTTATCTTATATTAGCGGAAATTTTTATATAGCAATGCTAAATTTAGTTTTCTTAGCAATACAAAGTACTATTTATTCTCCTGCAAAATTTGGAATAATAATTGATATCTGGGGAAAAAGTAATTTATCAAAAGGAAATGCAAGTTTACAAGCAATCTCAATTATTGCAATTCTATTTTCAATTGCAAGTGGTTCTTTTATTTTTGAATCATTTTATAATACACACAATCTAGATCTATTAACTACTAAAGAGGAGTTGTTAAAGGCAATATTGCCTTTGACTTATTATATAGTTCCTGTTGCATTCTTTGAAATGTTTTTATCATTATTTATATTAAAAAAATTAAAAACAAAATATAAACAAGATAAGAGATTAGTCTTAGATAAAAGTAAATTATTAAAAGGTCAACTTTTAAAGAAAAATATTAAAACAATTTTTTCTAATGAACAAATAACTATGTCTGTAATTGGTTTATCAGTTTTTTGGGGTATATCTCAAGGTTTAATGGCTGTATATCCATCTTTTGCAAAACAATATCTAAATATTATTGATGTATTTATTATAAATGGAATTATTGCTTCTTCAGGTATAGGAATTGCAATAGGTTCTATTATATATTCAAAGGTGTCAAAACATTATATAGAGATTGGTACAATACCTCTTGCAGCTATTGGTATGGCTATAATGATTTATATTTCAACAATTGCTGAAAGTTCCCTATTATTAGCAATTTGTTTTTTGATTTTTGGTATCTTTGGAGGTTTATTTGTTGTACCTTTAAATGCTTTAATACAATTTAATGCAAAAAGAAAAACTTTAGGAACTATACTAGCAGGTAATAATTGGTTCCATTCTTTAGCAATGTTTATAATGCTTTGTATTACAACATTTGTTTCTCTAAATAATCTTGATCCACTAAATACTATATATCTTATCTTAATTATTACTATTACTGGTATGGGATTTACAATTTATCATTTACCTCAATCTTTGATTTTATTTTTTGTAAAATTGATTGTGGGAGTAAAATATAAACTTAGTGTAAAGGGTCTTAAAAATATACCTTCTTCAGGTGGAGTATTACTTTTAGGAAATCATATATCATGGATAGATTGGGCGATTGTTTTTATGAGTTCACCACGGCAAGTTAGATTTGTAATGCATAAACCTATATATGAGAAATGGTATTTAAATTGGCTTTTAAAACTTTTCAAAGTTATACCTATCTCTAGTGCATCAAGTAAAGAGACTATAAAAACTATAGCAAAAAGTTTAGATGAAGGTGATGTTGTTGCTCTTTTCCCTGAAGGGGGTATTACAAGAAGTGGACATCTAGGTGAATTTAAAAAAGGATTTGAACTTATTTTAAAACAAACAAAAGGGGATATACCTGTTGTAGCATTTTATATTAGAGGTTTATGGGAATCAATGTTTAGTAGAGCAAATAAGAAATATAAAAAGACAGGAAGAACAAGAGCTGTATCAATATATTTCTCGAAACCTATAAAAAAGAAAAAAGCAACGGCATATAAAGTAAAACAATCTATTAAAGAGCTTTCTTCTAAATCTTGGCTTGAATATTCAAATAGTTTTAAAACTATACCTGAGGGAATCTTTGATAGATTAAAATCTGATGTTAAAGGTAAAATGATATTTGTAGATTCAACAGGAACAGAACTAAGTGGATACAAGTTTTTAACAGCTGCAATACTTTTTAAAGATTTATTAAAAAGAAAAATAAAAGGTGAAAATATTGGTTTACTAATCCCTTCTAGCGTAGGAGGAGCTTTTATTAATACTTCTATTTTAATGTTAGGAAAAGTTGTTGTAAATTTAAATTTCACCTCTTCTATGCAAACACTTATTTCAAGTGTAGAAAAAGCAGAAATTAAGACAATAGTTACATCAAAGAAGTTTATTGAAAAACTTATAGAAAAAGGTGTAAAAATTGATGAAGTACTTAGTCTAAGTGAAGTGATATATATTGAAGAGATAAAAAAAGATATAACAAAACCAAAAGCTCTAAGTACTCTAATAAGTGTAGTTTTATTTCCAACTATTCTCTTAAAAATGCTACATATTAAAAAAACAAATAGGGATTCGACAGCTGCAATTATGTTTAGTAGTGGAAGTGAAGGAGTACCTAAAGGTATAGAGTTGACTCATGCTAATATTATAGGGAATTCAAAGCAAATTGCAGCTGTAATAAATGCAAATGAAAATGATGTTATCGTTGGTTCCTTGCCTTTATTTCATGCTTTTGGAACAGTTGTAACTATGTTTTTACCTTTAATCGAAGGGATTTTATGTGTTGCTCATCCCGACCCAAGAGATGGTTTTGCAATTGGTAAATTAGTTCAAAAATATAAAGGGACAATTATTTTAGGTACTTCTACTTTTTTTAGATTATATGCAAAGAATCCTAAAGTTACAAAAGATATGCTTCAATCTCTAAGATTAGTTGTAGCTGGTGCTGAGAAACTCTCACAAAAGGTTAGAACTGATTTTGAAAAAAGATTTGATAAACAGATTTTAGAAGGTTTTGGGACAACTGAAACTACCCCAGTTGCTTGTTGCAATTTACCTGATGTAAAAAATCCTGATGGAAGTTTTCAATTAGGAAGTAAAATTGGAACTGTTGGTATGCCAATCCCTGGAACTAAAATAAAAATTGTCGACCCTAACAACTTTAAAGAGCTTAAAACTAATGAAGAGGGGATGATTTTAATCTCAGGTGTGCAAGTTATGAAGGGTTACTTAAATGATAAGAAAAAAACAAATGAAGTACTTATTGAGAAAAAAGGTAGAAAATATTACATAACTGGTGATAAAGGAAAACTTGATAATGATGGGTTTTTAACTATTGTTGATAGATATTCAAGATTTGCAAAACTTGGTGGTGAGATGATAAGTCTTGGATTGGTTGAAGAAAAAATAAAAGCTTTAATATTAGATGATGAGACAGATATTATTGTAACTACTATTAGGGATGAAAAAAAAGGAGAGAAAATTATCGCACTTATTTCTCATATAAGTGAAGAGAAACTTGAAGCACTTAAAAAATCTATAAAAGAAAAATTTGATAATAATCTAATGATTCCAAGTAGCTATAAAATTGTAGATGAGGTTCCTAAGTTAGGTAGTGGGAAAAGTGATTTTAGTAAAGCAAAAAAAGTTGCTTTAGATTTGTGTAGATAG
- a CDS encoding thioredoxin family protein codes for MKIEILGTGCSKCEALTNNVKAAIAKKGIFAQVEKVEDMVKIMEYGVMSTPGLVIDGEVKSTGKLLDVEEIEKLLK; via the coding sequence ATGAAAATTGAGATTTTAGGAACAGGTTGTTCAAAATGTGAAGCTTTAACAAATAATGTAAAGGCTGCAATTGCAAAAAAAGGTATCTTTGCACAAGTTGAAAAGGTTGAAGATATGGTAAAAATAATGGAATATGGAGTAATGAGTACACCAGGATTAGTAATAGATGGGGAAGTTAAATCAACTGGAAAACTATTAGATGTAGAAGAGATAGAAAAATTGTTAAAATAG
- a CDS encoding HD domain-containing protein gives MTELNIQIEELISKNAQDFEISKVFRTYYKNYVASIDTTLETTGGKDFFVKHTKHTDKFLIQLYKYILRKHFGDYQPMSSSIPVTLIALGSYGREQLCIYSDVDLMILYKDIKGYNLRPLMEELVTLAWDCGLKLGSRVHEINEIEEGVKEDITIKTSILESRVIYGSKHLWYAYENILRKIRKTDQKEFIQEKLEEHKQRLLKYPLKMEPNIKDGYGGMRESNMVFWMATVVFGVYDTKELIGKEFTEDEYKKYRAALEFIFQVRNALHNIAKKKIDVVNFDLLPDLSSKLGFKHTPRMTKERQCMAKLLESLHRIHFFSSVMVKKFTRRIIHDNKNISQLKEYRYKKDLYIIDNKLYTSYSAKPKTLVPFLKELIDLPDNVKGFDRSYVYYASRTILPTKQTQELKKTLKVLLYKPNLYPLIKLIYNSRLFQTILPITKKIVNQPQFDGYHQHPVDVHSIKALKKLEDIKDSYVEELFNSLEEKEKAIVRMVTLLHDVGKGRVTDHHISGEKLFKNMTTAYNFDPEHIQLGSLLVRYHNMMSKVATSEDIYSEKVILSFTALVKSKLALKMLFIVTYADISAVGESVYKSATASLLKQLYLQSLPAFENTALLTESARRNAKQERIKKLNKFKTLSNIMKKKIFYISSNHVFLKMKADEIIDIAVKAQNIDTFDYEILNENNLVIRIIRNVPLNLGFLLGRLEFLNISTMNIFKLYDEKKFFEISFSEKVDDEDLIFISQIIESSFDMTKKTKLAIPIIKKDGIKIDCNHTTYLASMQVIAKDQKGLLAYIAKVFDDYGIEIETAKLSSIKNKAKDLFLIEKNGNFCAKQDQIINDLCVEGK, from the coding sequence ATGACTGAATTAAATATTCAGATTGAAGAATTAATATCAAAAAACGCACAAGACTTTGAGATATCAAAGGTTTTTAGAACTTATTATAAAAATTATGTTGCATCAATTGACACAACTTTAGAAACAACTGGTGGAAAAGATTTTTTTGTAAAACATACAAAACATACTGATAAGTTTTTAATACAACTTTATAAATATATTCTTAGAAAACATTTTGGTGATTATCAGCCAATGAGTTCATCAATACCAGTTACTCTTATAGCTCTTGGCAGTTATGGAAGAGAACAATTATGTATTTATTCTGATGTGGATTTAATGATTCTTTATAAAGATATAAAAGGGTATAACCTAAGACCTTTAATGGAAGAGTTAGTTACTCTTGCTTGGGATTGTGGATTAAAACTAGGTTCAAGAGTTCATGAAATAAATGAGATTGAAGAGGGTGTTAAAGAAGATATTACAATTAAAACTTCTATTTTAGAATCAAGAGTTATTTATGGTTCAAAACACCTTTGGTACGCCTACGAAAATATACTAAGAAAAATAAGAAAAACCGATCAAAAAGAGTTTATACAAGAGAAACTAGAAGAGCATAAACAAAGACTTTTAAAATATCCACTGAAAATGGAACCAAATATTAAAGATGGATATGGGGGGATGAGAGAATCAAATATGGTTTTCTGGATGGCTACAGTAGTTTTTGGTGTTTATGATACAAAAGAGTTAATAGGAAAAGAGTTTACAGAAGATGAGTATAAAAAATATAGAGCAGCATTAGAGTTCATTTTTCAAGTAAGAAATGCTTTACATAATATAGCAAAAAAGAAAATTGATGTTGTAAATTTTGACTTACTTCCTGATTTAAGTAGTAAATTAGGTTTTAAACATACTCCTAGAATGACCAAAGAGAGACAATGTATGGCAAAACTGCTTGAGTCTCTACATAGAATTCACTTTTTTTCTTCAGTTATGGTAAAAAAATTTACTAGAAGAATTATTCATGACAATAAAAATATCTCACAATTAAAAGAATATAGATATAAAAAAGATTTATACATAATTGATAATAAATTATATACATCATATAGTGCAAAACCAAAAACATTAGTTCCATTTTTGAAAGAATTAATTGATTTACCTGATAATGTAAAGGGTTTTGACCGGTCATATGTTTATTATGCAAGTAGGACTATCTTACCAACAAAGCAGACTCAAGAGTTAAAAAAAACTTTAAAAGTCTTATTATATAAACCAAATTTATATCCATTAATAAAACTAATTTATAACAGTAGATTGTTTCAAACAATTTTACCAATAACTAAAAAAATAGTAAATCAACCACAATTTGATGGATACCATCAGCATCCTGTTGATGTTCACTCTATAAAAGCCTTAAAAAAGCTTGAAGATATAAAAGATTCATATGTTGAAGAGTTATTTAATAGTTTGGAAGAGAAAGAAAAAGCAATTGTTAGAATGGTAACTTTGCTTCATGATGTTGGTAAAGGAAGAGTTACAGATCATCATATTTCAGGTGAAAAGCTTTTTAAAAATATGACTACAGCATATAATTTTGACCCTGAACATATTCAATTAGGTTCTTTATTAGTTAGATATCATAATATGATGAGTAAAGTAGCTACAAGTGAAGATATCTATTCTGAAAAAGTTATATTATCTTTTACAGCATTAGTTAAATCAAAACTTGCATTAAAAATGCTTTTTATTGTTACATATGCAGATATTTCAGCAGTAGGAGAAAGTGTTTATAAAAGTGCAACTGCTTCTTTATTAAAACAGTTATATCTACAATCATTGCCAGCTTTTGAAAACACTGCACTTCTTACTGAAAGTGCAAGAAGAAACGCAAAACAAGAAAGAATTAAAAAATTAAATAAATTTAAAACTCTTTCAAATATTATGAAGAAAAAGATTTTTTATATCTCTTCAAATCACGTGTTCTTAAAAATGAAAGCAGATGAGATTATTGATATTGCTGTAAAAGCACAAAATATTGATACCTTTGATTATGAGATACTTAATGAAAATAATTTAGTTATTAGAATTATTAGAAATGTTCCACTAAATTTAGGTTTTTTATTAGGAAGACTTGAATTTTTAAATATCTCAACAATGAATATTTTCAAACTTTATGATGAAAAGAAATTTTTTGAAATAAGTTTTTCTGAAAAAGTTGATGATGAGGATTTAATTTTTATTTCTCAAATTATTGAAAGCTCTTTTGATATGACTAAAAAAACAAAACTTGCTATACCAATAATTAAAAAAGATGGCATAAAAATAGATTGTAATCACACTACATATCTAGCATCTATGCAAGTTATAGCAAAAGACCAAAAAGGTTTACTTGCCTATATAGCAAAAGTTTTTGATGATTATGGAATAGAGATTGAAACTGCAAAATTGAGTTCAATAAAAAATAAAGCTAAAGATCTTTTTCTTATAGAAAAAAATGGAAACTTTTGTGCAAAACAAGATCAAATTATTAACGATTTATGTGTAGAAGGAAAATAA